GCTGGGCGAGGTTGAGAAACGACAGCACGCCGGCGACGTGGACGCAGTTGCCGATGGCGGCGCCGATGATCTTGGACATGATGGCGAATCCCTGCCAGGCCTCACGCCTGGTCGTGGGTAGGGGGCGCCCCGGAAACGGTAGGCAGCCCCTCCAGCACCAGCTCCCGGATCTGCTTCAGGCTCAGCCCGGCCAGCCCCAGCCGTTCCACCGTCCGCCCCTCGGCCCAGTAGTCACACCCGTTGAGCAGGCCTGCGAGATGGATGGCCGCGTCAATGGTCGGGGTCTCGACCCCCAGCATGTCGCCCAGGGAGGCGATCGGCACCAGGCTCATGGGGACGTCCTCGTTGAGGTAGCGGTGGTCGAGGCGGTAAGGTCCCTTGATGCCGTAGTAGCCGGGATTGGCGCGCATCGCCTGGTGCAGGGTCTTGCCCGCCGCGTCATAAGCCAGGTACAGCCACTGGCGCGCGGTGATCGCGTTGAAGCCCATGGCGGCGGCGACCCCGACCCGCTCGGCGTCAAGCGCCTCCAGCACCCGCGATACCGATTCCGTCACCCCGTCTATGTAGTACTCGAAGTCGCCGTGGGTGCTCTCGATGCGCGCGGCGTTGAGCACCGTCACCGTCGGATGAAACACGGCGCCGATATTGTCGAGGCTGGTCTTGATGACGTTGTCGCCGGGCGCGAACTGGGGAAACGCCGGGCGCAGCGCCTGGACCACCTCCGGCGTGCGATAGGCCGGGAGCGCGGCGACGGGAATGCTGTTCTTGACGCGTAAGATCTGCACCTGCGCCGGGTTGACGCAGCGGCTGGCGTAGATGAAGGTCTGCGCCTCGGCGACGACGACATCGGCGGTAACCCCGCGCCGGCGCAGGATGTGGGAGAACTCCAGCGCGCCGCCGGTGCGCCCCGGATTGAGGACGACGATGTGGCCGTTGCGCAGGTGGGAGGCGCAGGCCTCGGCCATGAAGCGATGGCCGGTGGCCGGCACCGCTACCATCAGTACGTCGCTGTCCGGCAACGCCTCGGCGATGTCGGTGGTCACGCAGTGGAGGCGAGCCGTGCCGTGGGGCACGACGTCGCCCTCGGTGCGCAGCAGCTCGATGCCGCCCATGAGCTTGATCGGCAGCAGCCGCTCTTCGCTGCGGTTGAAGAGGTTGGTCTGGAAGCCCATCAGCGCCAGGTGGGCGGCCATGGCGGTGCCGCCGTGGCCCGCGCCCAGCACGCAGAAGCGCGGGCGCGCTCCAGCTTCGTTCGTAACCGGCTCTTTCGCCATGCGTTCCTCCGGTCGCACTATTGGCCGCCTTGCGGCCAATGTCCTGCCCGCACCGCCAGCGGCGGCGTCGCCCCGGCGGGACAAACGGCGCGGAGCGGTTGGTTCGTCCGGCGGGCCCGAGCGGAAGTGCGATCCTCGACCCCGTCGGCGCTGCGGCGCGCCGTGGCCGGCGTCTGGCGCCGACGACAAACTCGGAGCCCGGGGGTGGCTTTGACAGCCGCGCCGCGGCCGTGGTTAAATGGATCGGAGGCGGCTTCAACAGTGTCCGGCGGCATCGAATCCTCCCCGCGTCTGCGCCGGCTCGCCCTGAGGGCGGGCCTGCCCGTGGCCGTCGGCCTATCGCTGTTCGCCTGCTATTGGCTCACCCTCGCCCCTACCATCACCGAAGGCGACTCCGGCGAACTCGTCACCGCCGTGCATACGATGGGGATCGCGCACCCCACGGGCTATCCTCTGTATCTGATCGTCGGCAAGCTGTTCGACCTGCTGCCGCTGGGCGAGCCGGCGCGCAGGGTCGCGTTGCTGAGCGCGGCGTCGGCCGCAGCCAGCGGCGGCCTGGTATGCTGGGTTCTGATCAGCATTACCTGCAGCGGCCCAGCGGGGCTGCTCGGCGGGCTGCTGGCGGGCTTGAACTGGTGGGTGTGGCAGCAGGCCAACCAGCCGGAGGTATACGCGTTTAACCTGCTGATGGTGTGGCTGGTGATCACGATGTTCGTCCGCTGGTCGGAAGACCCGACACCGCGCCGCCTCAACGTGTTGGCATTCTTCTGCGGCCTGGCGCTGACCCACCACCGCTCTGCGATCTTCTTTGCCGCGCCCCTGCTACTGTGGGCCGTCGTCAACGCGCGCCCGCTGCACGCGCGCGCGTTGCTGCGCGCCGCCGGCTACGGCGCCTTGCCGTTACTGCTTTACCTGTGGCTGCCCTTGCGCTCGGCGACGCACCCATTTCTAAACTGGGGCAACACCAGCGCCAGCCTGCGCTACTTCTGGGATCACATCAGCGCCAGCCTCTATTACCGCTACGTCTTCGCCGAGCCGCCGGACCAGGCGCTGACGTACACCCGCCTGCAGTTCGTGCGCATGTGGGTGCAGTTTCGCTGGGCCGGTCTCCTCCTCACCGCGGTGGGCGTGGTCGGCCTGCTGCGGTCACCGCGCCAGCGGCCATTGGCGGTCGGCCTCATCGCAGGCTTTGCCTTGATCGGCACGTGGGCGGCGTTCTACGCCGTTCCGGACAAGGACGTCTTCTACATGCCGAGCGCGGTGGTGGTGAGCGCGTGGTGCGGGGCGGGGGCGGCGTTTGTGCTGCGAGCGGCGGGCAAGCTCAAGATCAGCCCCGCGGTCCAACGCCTGGTGCCGATTGCGGGGGCGGCGGTTGCGCTTGCGTTGCCGCTCGACATACTGATGACCTGCTGGAGATCGGCGGACCGCAGCCAGCAGTACAGGGTCCTGGATGCGGCCACGATAAGCTTTGCGGGCATCCCCGGCGACGCGGTGCTGCTGCTCAGCGGCGATGAGCCCAAGAGCGGCGCTCTCTACTACTACCACGTCCTAGGTCATCGCCCGCAGCCGCAGTTGTTGGGCGCGGAGATGATCGTCTATCCGTGGTATGAGCCGCTGCTGTCCGACCCCGGCCTCCGCGCAGTGGTAGCCGACGCGCGACTCATCGCCCCCCAGCAGCGGCTGCCGTGGCTGGCTCGGAGCATCCGCAGCAGTGTGGATCCCCGTCGCTCCCTGTACACCAATATTCCGCTCGATGAAGTGCCCCCAGGCTATGTGCTGCTTACGGACGCACTGATTCAGCGCGTGGTGCTGCCTCCGGGAATCCCTCAGGCAGCGGACGGCCCCGGCGCGCGCCCGCTGCTGGAGTTCCCCGGCGGCGCCGGGAGCCTGGTGAGCGTTGCCACGCCGACGGAGGCCGCGCGCGGAGAGCCGTTCACGGTCACCGCGGCTGTGCGCTGGAAAGCAGCCGCGCGCCCGCAAGGCGACCTGCAGTTCCTATTTGTCCACTCCGACCTCGCGCAGCAGGTAGCGACAAGCGGCCCCGACGCCGCGCCTGAGCGGTCGCAGATGCGGCGAGCGGTGCCCGTGCTGTTCGCAGCGACGATGCCGCCGAGCAAGCCAGGCCGGCATTATGAGCAGAGCTTCAACGCCCTGGTCCCGCGCCGCAACGTGGCCGGGCGCTATCAGGTATTCGTCCGGTTGCAGCAGGGCAATAACCATACGCCGTTTGTATCGGCGGGAAGCATCTCCGTGCGCTGAGCTTGCGGCGGGAGTTGCGCGCTGCGCCGCCGGATACCCGCCGCCAGGGCGGGCGGATGCTACGTCGGCCAGGCGCACAGAAAGCCTCGGTTGATTGGCGCGATCCCAATTCTTCGGTCATACCCGTGGGGGGGCAGAGGGGGGCTGCGCGGTTGACAGGGGCGCAGGGCGCTGCTATAATCCGACGTGATGGAGCACGGCCCGGGCCGTGCTCTTAGTTTCCCAGCTAAGGAGTTCTCATCTTGCCGGTGACGGTTGATCTGGAGAAGCTCAAAGCGGCGTGCAATCTGCAGGAATTTCTCGCCTTCGAGCGCGAGGCCGTACAGGCCGTGGAACGCGAGGCGTATGAGCGCCGCCGCAATACAGAGGACGAGAAGCGGGCTAAGGAAAAGCGTGCGCGCAAGAAGCGGCTCAAGGCCGCCTCTCGCGCCTCGTCCTGAGGCCGGCGCGCACCCGGCCGGGCTGGAGCCTTCGTGCGGCTCGCCATCGCGCAAGCGACGTCAGCCGCACGGGCCGGCAAGGGCAGCAGTGGACGAAGAGACCTTCGAGGAGCTGCGCGCGCTGATGCGCCTGGCGCGGGAGCATCGTCTGTCCGAGCTCACCGTCGAGAGCCCGCAGGGCAAGGTGCGCGTGGGGCGCGGGCAACGGCGCCCGGCCGTCGTCCGGCGCCCGCGGGAGGCGCCCCCCGGCGGGGCTCGGGCAGCCGACATCTGCGCGCCGCTGCTGGGAGTGTTCTATCGCGCCCCCGCACCCGATGCCCCTGCCTACGTCGAGGTCGGCGACTGGATCGAGCCCGGGCAGACGGTGGGCCTGATCGAGGCGATGAAGGTCTTCA
The DNA window shown above is from Armatimonadota bacterium and carries:
- a CDS encoding NAD/NADP octopine/nopaline dehydrogenase family protein, with amino-acid sequence MAKEPVTNEAGARPRFCVLGAGHGGTAMAAHLALMGFQTNLFNRSEERLLPIKLMGGIELLRTEGDVVPHGTARLHCVTTDIAEALPDSDVLMVAVPATGHRFMAEACASHLRNGHIVVLNPGRTGGALEFSHILRRRGVTADVVVAEAQTFIYASRCVNPAQVQILRVKNSIPVAALPAYRTPEVVQALRPAFPQFAPGDNVIKTSLDNIGAVFHPTVTVLNAARIESTHGDFEYYIDGVTESVSRVLEALDAERVGVAAAMGFNAITARQWLYLAYDAAGKTLHQAMRANPGYYGIKGPYRLDHRYLNEDVPMSLVPIASLGDMLGVETPTIDAAIHLAGLLNGCDYWAEGRTVERLGLAGLSLKQIRELVLEGLPTVSGAPPTHDQA
- a CDS encoding DUF2723 domain-containing protein produces the protein MSGGIESSPRLRRLALRAGLPVAVGLSLFACYWLTLAPTITEGDSGELVTAVHTMGIAHPTGYPLYLIVGKLFDLLPLGEPARRVALLSAASAAASGGLVCWVLISITCSGPAGLLGGLLAGLNWWVWQQANQPEVYAFNLLMVWLVITMFVRWSEDPTPRRLNVLAFFCGLALTHHRSAIFFAAPLLLWAVVNARPLHARALLRAAGYGALPLLLYLWLPLRSATHPFLNWGNTSASLRYFWDHISASLYYRYVFAEPPDQALTYTRLQFVRMWVQFRWAGLLLTAVGVVGLLRSPRQRPLAVGLIAGFALIGTWAAFYAVPDKDVFYMPSAVVVSAWCGAGAAFVLRAAGKLKISPAVQRLVPIAGAAVALALPLDILMTCWRSADRSQQYRVLDAATISFAGIPGDAVLLLSGDEPKSGALYYYHVLGHRPQPQLLGAEMIVYPWYEPLLSDPGLRAVVADARLIAPQQRLPWLARSIRSSVDPRRSLYTNIPLDEVPPGYVLLTDALIQRVVLPPGIPQAADGPGARPLLEFPGGAGSLVSVATPTEAARGEPFTVTAAVRWKAAARPQGDLQFLFVHSDLAQQVATSGPDAAPERSQMRRAVPVLFAATMPPSKPGRHYEQSFNALVPRRNVAGRYQVFVRLQQGNNHTPFVSAGSISVR
- a CDS encoding acetyl-CoA carboxylase, which produces MDEETFEELRALMRLAREHRLSELTVESPQGKVRVGRGQRRPAVVRRPREAPPGGARAADICAPLLGVFYRAPAPDAPAYVEVGDWIEPGQTVGLIEAMKVFNEINSEIEGRVVAITAGAGELVQAGQVLMMVELAE